In the genome of Raphanus sativus cultivar WK10039 chromosome 4, ASM80110v3, whole genome shotgun sequence, one region contains:
- the LOC108830545 gene encoding pentatricopeptide repeat-containing protein At3g63370, chloroplastic — MSIVFEHIRHSLLVRFDARRKMRLVNKNFSFSRNNTVFMCSASSAISFPTSSRLRFSSIPTEPSKSHLKLSRIRTNPSSLSCPPLKLTCSDGGLIEAFQRLDGSIEAYAYLLELCGKSRAISLGRQLHSLLFKTFPAIQLDFLAGKLVFMYGKSGSLDDAVKVFDGMRHRTAFAWNAILGAYVSNAQPSSALSFYRKMRSSDNNVPLHLHSFPLLLKACANLGDIRTGTELHSLLVKLQYQSTDFILNALISMYAKNDDLSSARRLFDGSVDKRDVVLWNSIISSYSTSGQSLETLQLFRDMQINGPPFNSYTLVSVLTACEGFSFAKLGKEIHAAVLKSAHCFELFVCNALIAMYARCGKMLEAGRILRLMDNHDVVTWNSLIKGYVQNLMYREALEFFCDMLAAGHKPDEVSLTSVIAASGRLGNLLVGMGLHSYVIKHGWDSNLQVGNTLIDMYSKCNHTSYMGCAFLMMHEKDLISWTTVIAGYAQNDCHVEALELFRDVAKKRMETDEMMLGSILRACSALKSLLIVKEIHCHILRKGLLDTVIQNELIDVYGKCGNMGYATHIFESIKSKDVVSWTSMVSSSAHNGNENEAVELFRRMVETGLAADSIALSSILSAVASLSALMKGREIHGYLLRKGFCLEGSIAVAVVDMYACCGDLQSANAVFDRIERKGLLQYTSMINAYGMHGCGKASVELFNEMRQQNVSPDHVSFLALLYACSHAGLLDEGRRFLKIMEHEYKLEPWPEHYVCLVDMLGRANSVLEAFEFVKMMKIEPTTEVWCALLAACRSHSEKEIGEIAAQRLIELEPKNPGNLVLVSNVFAEQGRWNDVANVREKMKADGLEKHPGYSWIEIGGKVHRFTARDKSHPETKVIYEKLSKVTRKLEKEAGYLADTKFVLHNVDEEVKVQMLHGHSERLAIAYGLLRTPDRACLRITKNLRVCSDCHTFCKLVSKLFRRDIVMRDANRFHHFESGLCSCGDSW, encoded by the coding sequence ATGTCTATCGTCTTCGAGCATATACGCCACTCGTTACTGGTGCGGTTTGATGCTCGCCGTAAAATGAGACTAGTGAACAAAAATTTCTCCTTCTCccgtaataatactgtttttatgTGCTCTGCCTCCTCTGCGATTTCGTTTCCCACTTCTTCTCGTCTCCGTTTTAGTAGTATTCCTACAGAGCCATCAAAATCTCATCTCAAGCTGAGCCGAATTCGGACAAACCCATCATCTCTCAGTTGCCCTCCTCTGAAGCTCACCTGTTCCGATGGAGGCCTAATTGAAGCTTTTCAACGGCTGGACGGATCAATCGAAGCGTATGCCTACCTTCTTGAGCTTTGTGGGAAAAGCAGAGCTATCTCTCTGGGTCGACAGCTTCATTCCCTCCTTTTCAAGACTTTCCCCGCTATCCAATTAGATTTTTTAGCCGGCAAGCTTGTGTTTATGTATGGCAAGTCTGGGTCTTTGGATGACGCAGTGAAAGTGTTTGACGGAATGCGCCACAGAACGGCCTTTGCATGGAATGCCATATTAGGAGCATACGTTTCTAATGCTCAACCTTCTTCTGCTCTCTCTTTCTACCGGAAAATGCGTTCATCTGACAACAACGTTCCTCTCCATCTTCACTCTTTTCCTCTTTTGCTTAAAGCCTGCGCCAACCTTGGAGATATCCGGACTGGCACTGAGCTTCATTCTCTGCTCGTTAAACTTCAGTACCAATCAACAGATTTTATTCTCAATGCTTTGATTTCCATGTATGCTAAGAATGATGACCTAAGCTCAGCTAGGCGGTTGTTTGACGGGTCTGTAGATAAAAGAGATGTTGTTCTCTGGAATTCTATCATCTCTTCATATTCCACCTCTGGCCAATCTTTGGAGACTCTACAACTGTTcagagatatgcagatcaatgGCCCTCCTTTCAACAGCTACACTCTAGTTTCGGTCCTTACAGCCTGCGAAGGTTTCTCTTTTGCTAAGCTGGGGAAAGAGATTCACGCTGCTGTCCTTAAATCAGCTCACTGTTTTGAACTCTTTGTGTGCAACGCCTTGATTGCAATGTATGCGAGGTGTGGTAAAATGCTTGAGGCAGGAAGGATTCTTCGTCTCATGGATAACCATGACGTTGTGACATGGAATTCTCTGATTAAGGGATATGTACAGAATCTCATGTACAGGGAGGCGCTAGAGTTCTTCTGTGACATGCTCGCTGCTGGACACAAACCCGACGAGGTTTCTTTGACCAGTGTCATTGCAGCATCAGGAAGATTAGGCAATCTGTTGGTTGGAATGGGATTGCATTCTTACGTGATTAAACATGGCTGGGATTCTAATTTGCAGGTTGGGAACACGTTGATAGATATGTATTCCAAGTGCAACCACACAAGTTACATGGGCTGTGCCTTTCTTATGATGCATGAAAAAGATCTTATTTCATGGACTACCGTCATTGCTGGCTATGCTCAGAATGATTGTCATGTAGAGGCCTTAGAACTCTTCCGGGATGTTGCTAAGAAAAGGATGGAAACTGATGAAATGATGCTGGGGAGCATCCTTCGAGCTTGTAGTGCACTAAAATCCTTGCTCATTGTCAAAGAAATTCATTGTCACATCTTGAGAAAAGGTTTACTCGATACTGTGATACAGAATGAGTTAATAGATGTTTACGGAAAATGCGGAAACATGGGCTATGCTACTCATATATTTGAATCAATCAAAAGTAAAGATGTTGTCTCTTGGACAAGCATGGTTTCGTCTAGTGCTCATAATGGTAACGAAAACGAGGCTGTTGAACTCTTTCGACGCATGGTTGAAACTGGTTTGGCTGCTGATTCTATAGCATTGTCGAGTATACTGTCCGCTGTAGCAAGTTTATCTGCTCTCATGAAAGGGAGAGAAATTCATGGCTACTTACTCCGGAAGGGTTTTTGCCTAGAGGGATCCATTGCAGTTGCAGTTGTGGACATGTATGCATGCTGTGGAGATTTACAGAGTGCAAATGCGGTGTTTGATCGGATAGAAAGGAAAGGTTTACTGCAATACACAAGTATGATCAATGCATATGGGATGCATGGCTGTGGAAAAGCATCCGTTGAGTTGTTTAATGAAATGAGGCAGCAAAACGTCTCGCCTGACCACGTTTCATTTCTGGCACTTCTTTATGCGTGCAGCCATGCAGGTTTGCTTGACGAGGGTAGAAGGTTTCTCAAGATCATGGAACATGAATATAAATTGGAACCATGGCCTGAACATTACGTGTGTCTGGTTGACATGCTGGGTCGTGCAAATTCTGTTTTGGAAGCCTTTGAATTCGTTAAAATGATGAAGATAGAACCGACCACAGAAGTGTGGTGTGCACTCCTTGCGGCATGCCGCTCTCACTCAGAGAAAGAAATTGGAGAGATAGCAGCTCAGAGGCTCATTGAGCTAGAACCTAAGAACCCAGGAAATCTTGTGCTTGTATCTAATGTCTTTGCTGAACAGGGAAGATGGAACGATGTTGCAAACGTGAGGGAGAAAATGAAAGCGGACGGATTGGAGAAACACCCTGGATATAGTTGGATTGAGATTGGCGGCAAGGTTCATAGATTTACAGCAAGAGACAAGTCTCATCCAGAGACCAAAGTGATATATGAGAAATTGTCCAAGGTTACTAGGAAGTTGGAGAAGGAAGCAGGTTATCTAGCCGATACAAAGTTCGTTCTGCATAACGTAGACGAAGAGGTGAAGGTCCAGATGCTGCATGGACATAGTGAGAGGCTAGCAATTGCTTATGGTCTACTCAGAACACCTGACAGGGCCTGTCTTCGGATCACAAAAAATTTACGTGTTTGTAGTGATTGCCATACTTTTTGTAAGCTGGTCTCTAAGTTATTTAGACGAGACATTGTGATGAGGGATGCCAATAGATTTCATCATTTTGAAAGTGGACTGTGTTCTTGCGGAGATTCTTGGTGA